The segment GTGAAATAGAGATGGTCATCACGAGCGCCGAACGTCTGGATAATAAAACTCTTTCGCGACTAGAGACTGCTGTTTCCAAGTCCTCATATGCCGGTCAGGGCAAGAAGCTTAAGGTCACCAACAAGGTACGTTATACTTTCCGCCAGTCGGCATTCGTTTCGGCCCTAGCTTGACGTTTATTGATACAGATCGACCCTGAGATTATTGGAGGACTTATTGTCGCGGTCGGCGACCGAACCATTGATCTCAGCGTCTGCGCCCGCATTGCCAAGATAAACAAGGTCTTGACGGACAGGCTATAAGCTTCAGCTATTAACCATGCGTTTATTTTATTTGAATGGAATTAAGTTACGTCAAGATCATTAAATTCTTACACTGTGCATTAGAACTGAAATAATAAATTCCTTTCGCATCTtgaaaaaaatataaatagcTCACTAAATGGTCGGGTGTCACTCAGTTGCTATACGTGATATACCATTGTTGATAGCAGAGTATGTCTAACGTGGAAGAGCGTTTCTAGGCCTATCAGAATCTTGATGGTTAGCCTGAATACATACAGAGGAGATTGCCGACGGTTCAAACAAAGCCGACACTTATCAGCACAATGATGGTAACTGCATCCTGCGAAAGCAAACGACGAGACGGGGCTGGTGCGATTGAAATTTAAAGCGACCCCTACGGAATGAGAGTCGGGGAAGTGGATCGGCATATCTAGGAAGTCTAAGGACAGCAAGAAGTCCTCCAAGCGGGGATGGGAAAACGAGCTTAAGGATAAAATATAGCGAAATAATTTGGAGCTGAACATATCAACAGCGTCCAAAGCGTCGACAGAATCGGTAGAATAAGATAGAGTGAGTTAGTTATGGAGCAGGCGAGGCTAGGATTGAGCTAGAGAGACAGCATCCAAGCGTTCAGATAGAATACAAGGGCCTACTAGAGAAATGAGCCAGGTGAGGGCTCAGTTGACAGGTAGTGAAATTCCAGCTGGGGATGGCTTTGCACTGTGAAGGGAGATTTACCCCTCAGAACGATATTGGGCCATGGACTGCCGCAAAGGCCACATTGATAAGTCATTCAAAGGTCCTGGGATATCAATCCATGGAAATCGACTTAGCTTCTAAACGCAGCTGCCCAGACGAACTCATCTCATGCTCTTCCTCATAGTCCTGGTACGACGCTCGAGGTTTGCAGATTCAGTTGAGACGCGACGCGTCATGGCGCGTCATTGGTCTCGCCTCAACTGGATTTCCAGTTTCCAATGGCCAATCACAACGGCCAGACGCACTCCGAGGACTCCTATCCAATCACAGTATAGAGAGATGGGGTTGTATTGTAGTGGGGCGTGGGGCGTCGAGCCACAATAACCAACCAATTGTTGACCTAAAACTCTGGTCTGCAGTGAGCAAGAACTCGTCGATTTGCAATGCCCATCTCCAGTCTCTCAAACTTTTAGACTGGCCTCCCATTTTCCGTACGGGTTTGGTACCACCAGAGATCCAGACTTCGACCCCCATGTATTCCGGAAATTTGAGGACCTTAGCCAGCAAACCAATCGCTCATTAGTGCCCTCTCTTGGTCACCTCTTTAGACCGCGTATTTAATGGGCCCTTGCCAGGCGTCACTGAGTTGCCACCCAGGCGAGGCGGTTGCGCCTTAGGCTTAGAGCCGGTTAATGCTAGATGCAATCCAGAAGCTGCACCTTGATACAGCATTACATTAAAAACGAGGCACACACACTCGTTGGTCGAACCAACGACAGTTGTTTTCCGACGCCCTTTGGTGCGGTTAAAAATGCAGTGAAGCTCAGGCTGTCTTGGATCTCTCGTTTAGAATACCGTGGCTTTACAATGATCCTAGGCAGCGTATGAAGCTCAAAAGATGGTCAAAGCCCTACTCTGTAAAACACAGCTAAAATCGGGCCCCGCCGATGTCCCTCAATTTGTGCCCCAACCTAGCAAGCAAGGTTGGCTCGCTGGCCCCCATGAGCCTATGGGTATTTCCTTGGCGCTGACATGTGATGATAAGTCGAGCTCTATCACTGCCCTATTCCTTCAGCACAGCAACCACTATCCCTTTGACCGGCATAGCCCTTTTCCCAAGTCACGCTTAGGGGCTCAAATGGATAAGTGCTTATCAATTTACTAATACATCTAAATTATGTCACAAATTCACAATAGTCACTATACCTAGTGAACTCTATACCTAAGCTGAATGCAGCTAAGATACAGATAAGGGACTGGCCTTATAGTGCCTTATTAACTTAGAACTTTGTAACTATTCTGTACGTGGGGTTGAGTGCAGCTAGCTACATTGGATAAGGGCTATGCGGGTCAAAGGGATAACCACGCGTTGCGTCTTTCTCTCAAGGGTTGCGTACATTATTGCATCCACTTAGTTACCCTACCAACGCGGAGCAAGCCCCTCCATATTTCACAAATAAGATCTCTCGAGTCCCTGTCAACTTTTGTGCTCGCAGACGAGCCAAGGTGATATCAGAGTATTAACAGATCACATCACAATGGACCGCGGATCGATCTACTCTGCGCACGTCTACGAGCCGAGTTTCGGTGAGAATAGAGATACTCGCCTACAGCTTCAAACGCAGCTCGAAACCTTCATCCTTGACTTTCGGCTTGACAACAACTTTGTCTACAGGTTTGCGCCGATTGCCCACGGGTTACATGACTTGATATACTGACGCTTCGGCAGAGATCAACTACGAGAGAACGCACTGCTAAAGAGGTACTACTGCGATGTCAACATCAATGACTTGATCGGCTTTAACGAGGAGTTGGCGCATCAGTTGACATCTGAGCCAGCCGAGGTCATCCCTTTGGTAAGGACTATGCAACAGCTTAATTCTCCAACTTCTGACATCCCATAGTTCGAATATGCTTTGATGAAGTGCACCCACCGCATTGTCTTCCCTCACGAGCCCAAAGTCGAGATCCCCAAGCACCAGCTCCTTCTTCATTCCAACGCAGACGATGTGTCCATCCGCAATCTCGATTCGATGGCTATTGCTCGATTGGTCCGGGTACCAGGTATCGTCATCGGTGCCTCCGTTATGTCCTCAAAAGTAACAGAACTTCATATACAATGTCGAAATTGCGGACACACACAAGCCATTCCTATCTTGGGTGGATTCACTGGTGTCTCTCTGCCCCGACAATGCGCTCGTAGCAGAATTCCCAACGATCCCACGCCAAAGTGCCCCTTGGATCCGTACTTTGTCGTACACGAGAAGTCACACTTCGTCGACCAGcagatcatcaagcttcaggAAGCGCCTGATCAAGTCCCTGTTGGAGAACTGCCCAGACATGTTCTCATCTCAGCCGACAGATACCTAACAAACCGGGTCGTTCCGGGATCGAGGTGCACTGTCATgggcatcttctccatcttccaaAATAAGGCCTCCAAAAACTCATCCAACGGTGGCGCAGTGGCTATCCGCACCCCTTATCTAAGGGCAGTTGGAATCCGGTCAGACATTGATCAAGCAGCCAAGGGCAACGCCACTTTctcagaggaggaagagcaagaattCTTGGAGCTGAGCAGACGGCCAGACATTTACAATGTCATGGCTACTTGTATCGCTCCTTCAATTTACGGACACCAGGACATCAAGAAGTCAATTCTCTGCCTCCTGTTAGGTGGCTCAAAAAAAATCCTCCCTGATGGCATGAAACTTAGAGGCGATATCAACGTACTACTTCTCGGTGATCCTGGTACGGCCAAGTCTCAACTTCTAAAGTTTGTCGAGAAGGTAGCACCCATCTCTATCTACACCTCCGGAAAAGGTTCATCTGCCGCTGGTTTGACAGCGTCCGTCCAGCGTGATCAGTCTACCTGCGAGTTCTATCTTGAAGGTGGTGCTATGGTTCTGGCCGATGGTGGAGTAGTGTGtattgatgagtttgataAAATGCGAGCTGAAGACCGAGTCGCTATCCACGAGGCCATGGAACAGCAAACCAtttccatcgccaaggcCGGTATCACCACCATTCTCAACGCGCGAACATCAGTCCTGGCTGCTGCCAATCCAATCTTTGGTCGATACGATGACATGAAAACTCCTGGAGAGAATATCGATTTCCAAACCACCATCCTGTCGCGTTTCGACATGATTTTCattgtcaaggatgatcaTAGCCGCGAGaaggacgagaagatggccaagcACGTTCTTGGTATCCAGATGAATGGTCGGGGAGCCGACGAAATGGTCGAGTCTGAGATCCCTATCGACAAGATGCGAAGATATATAACCTACTGTAAGACGTAAGTTGCTCAGTTCCTTTTGGCTCTTCCGCCATGTATACTAACCTCTCAAAGTCGCTGCGCTCCTCGACTCAGTCCCGAAGCAGCTGAGAAGCTCTCCTCTCACTTTGTCTCTATCCGTCGCCAAATCCACGACTCCGAAATAGAAGCCAACACCCGCTCCTCTATTCCCATCACAATCCGTCAGCTGGAAGCTATCGTGCGTATCACCGAGTCTCTTGCCAAACTCACCCTCTCTCCCGTCGCCACCGAGGCGCACGTTGATGAGGCTATCCGGCTATTCCTATGCTCTACCATGGACGCGGCCAACCAGGGCAGCAACCAGGGTAGCCGTGAGTTGAATGATGAGGTGAACCGTCTCGAGACTGAGCTCAAGCGCCGTCTACCTATAGGATGGAGCACAAGCCTGTCCACACTACGGAGAGAGATGGTAGAGGGTAGGGGTTACAGTGAGCAGGCGTTGAATCGAGCACTGATGATTCTCCAGCGAAGAGACATAGTCATGTTCAGAAATCAGGGAGCACAGGTCTATCGAAATGGAGCTTAATCAGGGAATTATTATGATGTAATAATGTAAAGGGCTTGGCTGGTCATTCTAAGTAGCCGTCTTGATGATAGATGGGTTAATGAGTAACGAGAACGAAATCATCACGACCGCTGTATGCAAAGAAAACTATTCAAGTTCTAAGAATTTATAGCTTATATTGTATTTTCATATGCTACTAAAATCATATCCCTCTTTTTCATAGGTAGGTATGTCGTATACATTGCCGCACCCAGGATAGACAAGTGCCTCTAGAACACGTTTTAAGACAGGAATCATGTGtataagaagaatattatcGTACCGGATATCACGATCTTGTCAATTGAACACGGGGCTGTTGGTGAGGGTGCCCAGGCTCAAATTTATCACTGCCGGCCATTATTGGTAAATGCAATAGTGATGGGCGAATTCAAGTACATACTGTTAGTCGACGGCAAACTGTCACATACACCCCAAGGGATAGAGAATAGAGCCTAACCCATGTCGAACCCACGGTGCCTGTCTCGCCTTGCAGTAGGTAGCAATATATATATCTGCATTTTGTATGGCAGCGTAGCTGGTTGCTATTGGATATCCAGTAATTCCTGATACTACATCGAAGCAAACATCCTAAAAGACATTTCGAAGAGCATCTGTGGCTCAACGGCTAGACGAAGGTATATAATTACCCAGCATTGAAATAATGGTTTTGTCAAAAGCAAATGGTAATCGATCATAGTCTTATCTCACGAGTGAGATTGTTGGACGGAAGAGCAAACATCCATTTAAAGCCTACATCAGATGAATTGATAGAAGACAAGAGGTAGTTTTAGGCTCCCCAGTGGTTCCGTAAGTTCGAACGCCAGCTAACAAGGTGTCAGAACTGGTGGACTACACAGTAGCGTACAGGTTCAGAGGCTCTTCTGCTCTTTCTATGTTTTACTTAAGGGCTATTGTTAGCCATCTACTTGTTTGGAGAAAAAGTAAGGTCTAGTATGGGCTATTTGAAATGCAGGCACAAATTGAGCAGTATATGGCACAGTATGGTCTTATGAAAACGAGAATGAGAAGCAGGCAATGTACGTAAGCATCAGTGACTAGTGTGCCCTTTCGGTTGAATAAGCCGCCGGGCTTAATGGATTGTATCGTATCGTATCTTAAAAGTTAAACTATCAGGCGCTCTTAGCACATGTACTGTTTAGAGCTTTCAATTTCGAGTACTCATACCAGAGCTGTCTAACAACCGCGCAATAGTTTTTACGCGCCCAAATGGACCAACAATATACAAACATTGTATTCCGCGCCTTGAATGCGGAATTTATCTAAGCGCCGTCTTGCACTTCTTCCCCTGTTGGCCTTGTTCATTGAGGCTCAAACGGGACGAGCGAGCCCATCGGAAGGCCGTGCAACAGGATGCACACTTATGCGTGGTTTGTAAACGAATAACGAGCGAATCTAGTCTCAGATGACTTCGGTAACGTTTTGTTTCGGCCCCCACAGAACAGTGACCTTGCCTCTGACGGGCCGAACCGCTCAAACAAGTGGGCTACAGGGAGATTACTTATCCAAAACTCGGTGTAGACACTGGTGATATGTTGAAAGATGCAGATTCAGATTAGTTCTTGATTGGACGATAAGTATATTCGATATCACGAGGGTGTTAATTGGGTGTCAAGACTCAGCGATTGCCTTTGCTTCTAGCTTCACCGATTCGAGATTCACAGATAATTGGCCACTCAGAGATGTTAACTTGCTAAAGGATGGTGGATGGGTCTACTGATATTCAGAGCCAGCTCAGAGCCAATATAACTCATAATTCACCGCTCtatgagatgttgaagactgTCTCGTTTTTAGATGTAGAGTATTTGTTGATCCTGATGAAGGGAAGACGTCCGCAGGATGGCCTCGGCGGGGTCGAGAACCGTGGTGGAGGAATGAGGTGGATTGACAATTAAGATGGTGACCAGTGATGACTATTGTGCCTGTACCGTTGGGTATCCAGTCTCGACTCGCTGTGCGACTCTGCCCAAGCCTGCAAAGAACTTTGGTGTTGGGGGAGgcttgtcaaggatgatcaTGCTCAATAAGTGAGCCACAAGAGTCTCGATGATAGACATGGAAGTCTGGACCGCAAAGGGCCTGCCTTTGAAGCCGTTTATGTTCAGGGGTTGTAGACTCCTAGGCGAGACCTCCAGAGATCCAGTATAAGCATATCCCCGGCATTCTTGTGCAATAGAAATCACATCTCTGCTCTCAGTCAAATAGGCCAATGTCCAGTAGGTCTCTAGTCGTATAATATCATCTCCTTTCTCATACGCGCCTCTCCGACTTTCGCATATGTCTGAATAAAGTTGGCTTAATTGTCCGGTGTAGAATCAATCAAACTAGCCAGGTTTTAGAGTTCCTTCCGATACGCACCTTTGATGATATTAAAAATTCCATTATCTAATAGCTGCAAATAATGAGAACAATGTGCTGGTAGGTAACAGCAGTAGACATTGTTCGGAAGGCACGTAACTATCCATTCATCCTGGATGCTCGTCAGCGGTCTTATAGCGGGAGGATTTACGGTGAAAACCGCAAAAGTCTGACCTGTGCATGGCTTTCCTGACcgtcaaggatgatgagtCTTTTATCTGACGTATCACGAGGCTCTGTTTGAGGTTGTTAGACGTCTTTCAACCACTCGAGAGCTATGTGGGATCTTTAATTCGTAATAGCGCGAACTATATAGACCGCCTAGCGACCACCAAGCCCTGTTGGGTATATAATGATTGTCCTTCAGTAGTCGCTGCTTCTACAGGGCGTCATGACCTTATGTGAGCCCACTCTGACAAGCCATGTGCTATCCGACCACAAGGTTGCGATAGACTAAGCGTCGACCTTAGCGGggacttcctcctcgtcataCTCCTCCACGCTATAGACGTCGTCGTCGATGACTGCGTCCTGATACTGCTGGTACTCCGATACCAGGTCATTCATATTGGACTCAGCCTCCGTAAACTCCATCTCGTCCATGCCTTCTCCGGTATACCAGTGCAAGAAGGCCTTGCGGCGGAACATAGCGGTGAACTGCTCGCCAACGCGCTTAAAGATCTCTTGGATGGCGGTCGAGTTACCGACAAAAGTGgacgacatcttcaaccCCTGCGGCGGGACAGAGCATAGACTCGTCTGCACGTTATTGGGAATCCATTCAACAAAGTAAGCCGAGTTCTTCTGCTGAATCTTGTGCATCTGGTCCTCCACCTCCTTCGCAGACACCTTTCCGCGAAAGATAGCAGAGCAGGTCAGGTAGCGGCCGTTTCGAAAATCAGAGCCTGTCATCATGTTCCTGGGGTCAAACAGCTGCTGGGTAAGCTCGGGGATAGAGACAGCACTGAATGAGTGCGAGCCACGGCTAGTGAGGGGCGCAAAGCCAACCATGAAGAAGTGTAGGCGGGGGAACGGAACCTAGACGAGGAGGAATGCTTAGCCACAACATTCTTCGATTACAGTGATATGTGCCTAGATGAAACGAGTCTTCCTACCAAATTAACGGCCATCTTGCGAAGGTCAGAGTTTAGCTGTCCGGGAAAGCGCAGCGAAGTTGACACGCCAGACATGACGGTTGATACGAGGTGGTTAAGGTCGCCATAGGAAGGATTCGACAGCTTCAGGGTACCTTTGCAGATATCATACAGAGCCTCGTTATCGATACAGAAAGTCGCATCTGAGTTTTCAATCAGCTGGTGGACCGACAGCGTGGCATTATACGGCTCCACGACGGTATCAGACACCTTAGGAGACGGTACTACACTGAAGGTAGCCATCATACGGTCCGGAAACTCTAAATAGGCGGTTAGAACCGTGAGAGACAGTGCATTGAAATGTGTATCAGTGGTATCAATCTCACCCTCACGAATCTTGGAAATCAGCAGCGTGCCCATGCCGGAGCCCGTACCGCCACCGAGCGAGTGGGTGATTTGGAAACCTTGGAGGGAGTCGCAGCCTTCGGCCTCACGACGGACCACGTCCAGTACCTGATCAACTAACTCGGCGCCCTCGGTGTAGTGACCCTTAGCCCAGTTATTTCCGGCGCTTGAGTGTCCAAAGACAAAGTTGTCGGGACGAAAGAGCTGGCTAAGCGGGCCGGAGCGCACCGCATCCATTGTGCCAGGTTCTAGGTCAACGAGCACGGCACGTGGCACGTACTTGTTGCTGGATGTCTATGCGAACTCGATCAGAGGCCGAGGATAGTTTGGAATGGGTCACGCAATATCGCCCACCTCGTTGAAATAGACGTTCATGCGCGCAAGCTGTAGTTCGGAGGTCCCATTATACCTAGATTGATGCGTGAGAAGGATGAAGTGGCGTTTCGAATGGGTTGCCTACATGCCACTGCTATCCAAACCATGCTCGCCCGAAATGGTCTGCCAGAAGGCAGAGCCGATTTGGTTGCCCTATTGAGGTTACTATGCTGCATTAGGAAGAAATGAGAAAGAAATGTAACGAGAAGGGCGTGATACTCACACATTGGCCAGCTTGGAGATGCACCTATAGCGAAAAGGGAGTTCAAGGTTAGTTTGTGGAGCTTCCAAGGCAGGATTAGAAGCGGACTTACAATTTCACGCATAGTGAGCTCAATTCagcagtggtggtggttttAAGCGCCGATGAGATAAATCTGTTCGTCGTGAGAGAACAAAAGACAACGTTGAaatgttgagaaggcggGGTTAGTGAAAGGCATGACGACTGGTCCGTAACAAATAAGTCGATAGCCATGACAGTATCCAATGAGATCATATACCGCCTTACGGGCTAACCCGTAGGCAGAGGGGTAACACGCCCCCGCTGTTGGATTGCAATGCTCAAAAATCCTCCATAAGCATATGTTGTTTATGAGCATACTGCCTTGAAATGCTAATGACGCCATAGAATGACGGCAAATTAATTAAGTGACTGTTCCAAAACTGTTGAGGAGGTGCAACCTCGTACCTCGAGTCCTGGCTTTAGATTATCACTACTTGATGTTTTTCTCGTACTCAGTCTAGTACCCATTCATACTTCTGGATCAGTCTTTAAGTAAGTAAATCATTTTTTGCTATAGAATAAATTGAACTGCCATTAGCGAGCATTCTTATAACAAATAGTACTGAACGTCTATTCTTCCCTATCTACGACCAGGAGCTAGGCTACGTCACGATATCTGTGCCAACAGCAGTGTTACTTGCAGTAATCAGTGAACAGTCCCGATGAGACGATATTGGAGCGGGTGTTGGATGTCGATGGTCAGGGCTCAGTAACTAGTGGCCACCTTTCTGTTGCaaaatttatttaattaaatctaAAGGTTATCTTGCGATGGCACAAACGACATGCTCCTTGTTAGCGCTGTCAGCCGCCTCAATGATCATTCCCGCCACTGTAAGCAGCCTTCTAGAGCCCAGTCCTCAGGAATTGTGATACAATAAGCATCAGGAAGAACACTAATGTCGACATGTAGCTCTACAGCATCCTCGACAGCTCGGATCAGCATGGTAAAACCGAATCCATCCTTTGGCACTCACGCGGGACGGCCATCATGCTTCTTATCCTGTACGCCCTTTATCTGTGCTTCCAGTTGCGGACGCACAAGAATCTATTCAGCGAGGGGAGTGGTGGAACTTCCTCCCTTGACGAGGGAGGGGACGACCCTGAATCAGTAATGAGTCCTTGGTCTGCTGCAGCGGTACTGGTTGCCGTGACCGTTGTTATCTCCTTCTGTGCAGACTACCTGGTTGGCAGTATCGACAGCATCGCCAAAGACGCGCATACTAGCAAGAGCTTTATTGGCTTGATCCTGATCCCCATTGTCGGCAACGCAGCCGAGCACGCCACGGCGTGTGTGATGGCTGTAAGGAATAAGATGGATTTGGTGAGTGGCAACCTGCTTCCTTACTTGGTTGTTTTATTGTGATCTGACTGGTTACGTGGAAACAAGGCCACGGGTGTTGCAATCGGATCCAGCATCCAGATTGCGCTGCTGGTTACGCCGTTGCTGGTTGTCTTGGGTTGGGCAATAAATGTGCCGATGGGTCTGAATTTCAATATTTGTGAGTTATCATGAGCACATAAGCAACTTTCAACACGCTTGCTGATGCTTGGGGCAGTTGAGACAGTTATCTTCGCTGTATCTGTTTTAGTCGTGACGGCCACGGTGCAGGATGGGAAATCTAACTATTTGGAGGGAGCCATGGTAAGTTTATGTTCCCCTGTGCTTCTATACCTACAGCGTACTAAGCAGGCTGCAGCTTGTGGGACTCTATATTATCATCGCTTTGACATTATGGGCTATCCCTACTGGAGTTTTGGGAAAAGTTACGGGCTGGTTGCCAGGTTGCCATTATTATGCCCTGTGCAACTCTTTTTGGCTATCTATACCTTGTTGGTCGATCTATCGGGGAGTGCGGGAGACATCCATGGGCTTCGCGAGGACTCAGTCGGCGGCTAAGGCCAGGAGGATCTGGCCGACCACTTATAGGAAATTGGAGGTTAACCTCTATGCAAATCGGGAGAActtgctcatcatattcGATAACCTCATTTCAACCTACCACTGTAAAATAGGACGAATTGTGTCGGCTACTTCTTGCAAAACGTCCAGACAATCTCAACCAGACTGCTTCTCGTCCTCTTTTCATCAAAGACCTGGCCATTGTCCAGATCTTGAAACCAGATCACATCTAATCTATCACCTTTCTGACCGAGATCCATTAAGTCCGTAGTTTCTAAGATCCAATTGTCTGACCCCAGCAAATATGCCCGTATTGCTTTGGTATCGATCACACTGTCTCTGCCAGCCAAGACCACAGTCACGGGATGATCTCGGATATCCTCCTTCCACAATAAGTTATCAGCCCAGAAGAAACGGCGGAATAGCGTATGAGCTATGCCTATATCCTTGGAACCAAAGTAGGAGAGTAGATACTCATTAGGTTGACTTGGCCGTCTATATATCTAAAGCATTAGAGTTTAGCCAGTGTCATCAGTCAATTTGGGGACAGAGCTGGCATACAAAATTATAGGCCACGTCAGGTAGGTGAAGTAGAAAAGACACGGGGTCAATAAACAATGCAGGGCCAATATGCTGCGAGACCTCCGGGCTACGAAGGAGTTGCGCGCCAACCACGCTTCCGTATCTTTCCACCGTCAATGTCAATGGGTAAGGGAATGGAGTCACTTTAGGAGTGGTACTTACGAATGTGATACCAAGACACACTTTTCCCACCCGTGTGCGGTCAATATGCGCCGAATCTCATCGCACATTTCGTCTTTCAGCATTGCCTCGTATGTTATCCTAGAGCTTACCGACATAATTTCTATAGCGATGATGCCAACCTGCCCATCTGAAGAATTCCCGGCATCATGGGCATTGATGTCGGCTAAGAAGTTTATGTATGGGTAAAGCCCCACGCCGATGCCGTGAACGAATAGAATAGGCAGCCTTGTCTTGGACGTATGTGGACGGTGCCAGTAAGTAAGCCTGTTAGCATGGGAGGTGCAGGTCGCAAACAGAGTGAAAAGACGTAGGGGAAAGGTAGTGAGAAACTGCGAAAACGACGTGCGATGAAAGTTGAACGAGTGGTATCGTAAAGAGATAGACGCTATGGTGTCGACAACAAACACACACTAGAGGGTAGTACGAACAGAGTTAGCAACCTGGGGTATATGAGCCAGTACTTGGGCGCATAGTCATGTGAGTAACTTACTAGATACCACGTTAAGCTCCGATGCAACATCTCTACCTTCTCAAGAGTTAACCGGAGGCATTTGGCGTTTCCGCGGCCAGGCTCTAGCTTCTTGCCTAGCAGCTTCTCTATCTCTTGAGTATACTCTTCTAATTCCTCGTCGTAGGTCGAGTCATGGTCTCCTGTGTTCAAGAATGCCCACCGGAAGAAGTCCTTGACATTATCGCGCTTAATCTCGGAAACTGGCGCATTCCGGAACCATTTTCTTAGGTACTGAGCCGGGTCGGGAATATTATTGTGGCATTTTAGGAACAACTTCCGACGATCGGCGCGGCAGGGCGGGACGGGGTGTTTTGCGGCCCTCTGGAGGTATTTGTTCAGCGGTAGGTAGACAACCAAATAGAAAAGAGTCTCCAGAGAGAGCCAAGCCTGTAGTACTCGCGGGAACTGAAATGGAAGGCGGGCTAGCAGGCTGACTAATGAATAAGCAACGCTGAGTGGTGCGATAATGTGTAAGAGAAATATGGATGCGCGAATGAAGATGTAGTCCCAGAGAGATGTTCCCGCCATGGTAGCGGAGATATATCGTTAGGCAGCGTCACAGGGAAAATGTTCTAGCTTAGGCGGTCATTGTTTCTATGGAGTGTAGAATTGTGATTcttatccctttgagtgccacagcccttaggCGGGGTCACGACAGGGGTATAGAGCCAATCAAGATAAATGAAACTAACGGTACTTTTCCACACATACTAATTTGTATGATGGTAAAAGTCCCAGCAGTTTTGATTGTTACAAAGAGCTACCTAACAGACTTGTCAAATCTCTTACGAATTTCTGGTACCCTGCACGTACTAACCTTATGACTAAGCTAAATGGGGCG is part of the Fusarium oxysporum Fo47 chromosome VII, complete sequence genome and harbors:
- a CDS encoding MCM2/3/5 family-domain-containing protein — its product is MDRGSIYSAHVYEPSFGENRDTRLQLQTQLETFILDFRLDNNFVYRDQLRENALLKRYYCDVNINDLIGFNEELAHQLTSEPAEVIPLFEYALMKCTHRIVFPHEPKVEIPKHQLLLHSNADDVSIRNLDSMAIARLVRVPGIVIGASVMSSKVTELHIQCRNCGHTQAIPILGGFTGVSLPRQCARSRIPNDPTPKCPLDPYFVVHEKSHFVDQQIIKLQEAPDQVPVGELPRHVLISADRYLTNRVVPGSRCTVMGIFSIFQNKASKNSSNGGAVAIRTPYLRAVGIRSDIDQAAKGNATFSEEEEQEFLELSRRPDIYNVMATCIAPSIYGHQDIKKSILCLLLGGSKKILPDGMKLRGDINVLLLGDPGTAKSQLLKFVEKVAPISIYTSGKGSSAAGLTASVQRDQSTCEFYLEGGAMVLADGGVVCIDEFDKMRAEDRVAIHEAMEQQTISIAKAGITTILNARTSVLAAANPIFGRYDDMKTPGENIDFQTTILSRFDMIFIVKDDHSREKDEKMAKHVLGIQMNGRGADEMVESEIPIDKMRRYITYCKTRCAPRLSPEAAEKLSSHFVSIRRQIHDSEIEANTRSSIPITIRQLEAIVRITESLAKLTLSPVATEAHVDEAIRLFLCSTMDAANQGSNQGSRELNDEVNRLETELKRRLPIGWSTSLSTLRREMVEGRGYSEQALNRALMILQRRDIVMFRNQGAQVYRNGA
- a CDS encoding beta-tubulin, which codes for MREIVHLQAGQCGNQIGSAFWQTISGEHGLDSSGMYNGTSELQLARMNVYFNETSSNKYVPRAVLVDLEPGTMDAVRSGPLSQLFRPDNFVFGHSSAGNNWAKGHYTEGAELVDQVLDVVRREAEGCDSLQGFQITHSLGGGTGSGMGTLLISKIREEFPDRMMATFSVVPSPKVSDTVVEPYNATLSVHQLIENSDATFCIDNEALYDICKGTLKLSNPSYGDLNHLVSTVMSGVSTSLRFPGQLNSDLRKMAVNLVPFPRLHFFMVGFAPLTSRGSHSFSAVSIPELTQQLFDPRNMMTGSDFRNGRYLTCSAIFRGKVSAKEVEDQMHKIQQKNSAYFVEWIPNNVQTSLCSVPPQGLKMSSTFVGNSTAIQEIFKRVGEQFTAMFRRKAFLHWYTGEGMDEMEFTEAESNMNDLVSEYQQYQDAVIDDDVYSVEEYDEEEVPAKVDA
- a CDS encoding Sodium/calcium exchanger protein-domain-containing protein, which produces AMAQTTCSLLALSAASMIIPATLYSILDSSDQHGKTESILWHSRGTAIMLLILYALYLCFQLRTHKNLFSEGSGGTSSLDEGGDDPESVMSPWSAAAVLVAVTVVISFCADYLVGSIDSIAKDAHTSKSFIGLILIPIVGNAAEHATACVMAVRNKMDLATGVAIGSSIQIALLVTPLLVVLGWAINVPMGLNFNIFETVIFAVSVLVVTATVQDGKSNYLEGAMLVGLYIIIALTLWAIPTGVLGKV